In Lactococcus paracarnosus, a genomic segment contains:
- the queG gene encoding tRNA epoxyqueuosine(34) reductase QueG codes for MTDLKQQIIAIAKEIGISKIGFTTADNFDYLKKTLTRAQEAGTNSGFEHKNIEERVDPKLLLANAKTIIAIAVAYPNKLPQMPEKSTYKRGKFSPSSWGIDYHDILSGKMSLLAERISELTDEFDHKAMVDTGALVDTAVARRAGIGFIGKSGLVISKEFGSYMFLGELITNLDIEPDSPVDYGCGDCERCVTFCPTDALNGDTTMNAKRCLSFQTQKTGYIDEEFRIKTKSVLYGCDICQIVCPYNKGINSEPQTPIDPELSYPELQPFIKLTNKEFKEKFGEIAGSWRGKNVLQRNAIFVLANLNDKTAIPLLEEIAANPQNAVHQEAAQWALDKLKRTDKRNRPLKKSIERGKLK; via the coding sequence ATGACTGACTTAAAACAACAAATCATTGCAATAGCAAAAGAAATAGGGATCTCTAAAATTGGCTTTACGACAGCTGATAACTTTGATTACTTAAAAAAAACACTGACGCGTGCACAAGAAGCCGGGACAAACTCAGGCTTTGAACATAAGAATATCGAGGAACGCGTTGATCCAAAACTGCTACTTGCTAATGCCAAAACGATTATCGCAATCGCGGTCGCCTATCCAAATAAGTTACCTCAAATGCCAGAAAAATCGACTTATAAGCGGGGCAAGTTTTCACCGTCAAGTTGGGGAATAGATTATCATGACATCCTATCAGGGAAGATGTCTTTACTTGCCGAACGGATTTCAGAGTTAACAGATGAATTTGATCACAAGGCCATGGTTGATACAGGTGCTTTGGTGGATACAGCTGTCGCAAGACGTGCAGGTATTGGTTTTATCGGTAAAAGTGGCTTAGTAATTTCTAAAGAATTTGGCTCTTACATGTTTTTAGGTGAACTGATTACAAATCTTGATATCGAACCAGATAGTCCAGTCGACTATGGGTGTGGGGACTGCGAGCGTTGTGTCACGTTTTGTCCGACAGATGCCTTAAATGGCGATACGACGATGAATGCCAAGCGTTGCCTAAGCTTTCAGACGCAAAAAACAGGGTATATCGATGAAGAGTTTCGGATTAAAACCAAGTCTGTCCTCTATGGCTGTGATATCTGTCAGATTGTTTGCCCCTATAACAAAGGGATAAATAGTGAACCGCAAACCCCTATCGACCCGGAGCTTTCCTATCCAGAATTACAGCCTTTTATCAAGTTGACAAATAAAGAATTTAAAGAAAAATTTGGTGAGATTGCAGGCTCATGGCGAGGTAAAAATGTGCTACAGCGTAATGCCATCTTTGTATTGGCTAATCTTAATGATAAGACAGCGATTCCCTTATTGGAGGAGATTGCAGCAAATCCTCAAAATGCAGTACATCAGGAAGCAGCCCAGTGGGCACTAGATAAGCTCAAACGGACAGATAAGCGTAATCGTCCTTTGAAAAAAAGTATAGAACGTGGTAAACTTAAGTAA
- the prfB gene encoding peptide chain release factor 2, whose amino-acid sequence MEISEIRNQIAQNTEKMASFRDNLDLDRLEEEIALLDNDMSEPSFWDDNIAAQKIVEQSNQLKAKYETFMDMQAMLDDQEVMLEMIEEDDDVDMREELSQELGKLSAKMQAYELEMLLNQPYDHFNALLEIHPGSGGTESQDWGSMLMRMYERWGNAHNFKVEVVDYQDGDVAGLKSATLKFTGNNAYGFLRSEKGVHRLVRVSPFDSQNRRHTSFTSVDVMPELDDSIEVDVKDADVKMDTFRSGGAGGQNVNKVSTGVRLTHTPTGIVVSSTMDRTQYGNKDLAMKMLKSKLYQLEVDKKQAEVNELKGDQADISWGSQIRSYVFMPYQLVKDTRSNYETSQIDNVMDGDLDGFIDAYLKWKML is encoded by the coding sequence ATGGAAATTAGTGAAATTCGCAATCAAATTGCGCAAAATACAGAAAAAATGGCATCATTTCGTGATAATCTTGACTTGGATCGCCTTGAAGAAGAAATTGCCCTGCTTGATAATGACATGTCTGAACCCAGTTTTTGGGATGACAACATTGCTGCACAAAAAATAGTTGAGCAATCCAATCAACTCAAGGCTAAATATGAAACCTTTATGGACATGCAAGCTATGTTGGATGACCAAGAAGTCATGCTTGAAATGATCGAAGAAGATGATGATGTTGATATGCGTGAGGAATTGAGTCAGGAGCTTGGTAAACTGAGCGCTAAGATGCAAGCTTATGAACTTGAGATGCTCCTTAATCAGCCTTATGACCATTTTAATGCCCTTTTAGAGATTCATCCAGGTTCTGGTGGTACTGAGTCGCAAGACTGGGGTAGTATGCTCATGCGGATGTATGAGCGTTGGGGCAATGCCCATAACTTTAAGGTGGAAGTTGTCGATTACCAAGATGGTGATGTCGCTGGCCTTAAGTCTGCTACACTCAAATTTACGGGTAATAATGCCTATGGGTTTTTACGGTCTGAAAAAGGGGTACATCGCCTAGTACGGGTTTCTCCTTTTGACTCTCAAAACCGTAGACATACGTCGTTTACATCCGTTGATGTAATGCCTGAGCTAGATGATTCGATTGAAGTTGATGTCAAGGATGCTGATGTAAAAATGGACACTTTCCGTTCTGGTGGTGCTGGTGGACAGAATGTCAATAAGGTATCGACAGGTGTCAGATTAACCCATACACCGACAGGAATTGTTGTCTCATCTACTATGGATAGAACCCAATATGGGAATAAAGATTTAGCGATGAAGATGCTAAAATCAAAACTATATCAGCTAGAAGTCGATAAAAAACAAGCAGAAGTAAACGAACTTAAAGGAGACCAAGCAGATATTTCATGGGGCTCACAAATCCGTTCTTATGTCTTTATGCCTTATCAACTTGTCAAGGATACACGCTCAAATTATGAAACCAGCCAAATCGATAACGTCATGGATGGCGATTTAGACGGGTTTATTGATGCCTATTTAAAATGGAAGATGTTATAA
- the ftsE gene encoding cell division ATP-binding protein FtsE: MSSIIKLSNATKKYNNGTTALRNISVNIEAGEFAYVVGPSGAGKSTFIKLLYREAKLDKGDGVVAGYNLIQIKKRDVPMLRRSIGVVFQDYKLLQHKTVYENIAYAMEVIGKRPREIKKRVMEVLDLVGLKHKVRSFPNELSGGEQQRVAIARSIANSPKVLIADEPTGNLDPENSWEIMNLLEKINIQGTTILMATHNSQIVNTLRHRVIAIENGRIVRDQLEGEYGYDD; encoded by the coding sequence ATGAGTAGTATTATTAAATTAAGTAATGCAACAAAAAAATATAATAATGGCACGACAGCCCTACGCAATATCTCCGTTAATATAGAAGCTGGTGAATTTGCTTATGTTGTAGGACCATCTGGTGCAGGTAAATCAACTTTTATTAAGTTGCTTTATCGAGAAGCAAAACTGGACAAAGGTGACGGCGTAGTTGCAGGATATAACCTTATCCAAATTAAAAAACGTGATGTCCCTATGTTACGTCGATCGATTGGTGTTGTTTTCCAAGATTATAAGTTGTTACAGCATAAGACAGTCTATGAAAATATTGCCTACGCCATGGAAGTTATTGGCAAGCGCCCACGTGAAATAAAAAAACGTGTTATGGAAGTATTAGACTTAGTTGGCTTAAAGCATAAAGTCAGATCTTTTCCAAATGAGCTTTCTGGTGGGGAACAACAGCGTGTTGCTATTGCCCGTTCAATAGCGAATTCTCCAAAAGTACTGATTGCTGATGAACCAACAGGGAATTTGGATCCAGAAAATTCATGGGAAATTATGAATTTACTAGAAAAAATAAACATTCAAGGGACTACGATTTTGATGGCTACACATAATTCACAGATTGTGAATACATTACGTCATCGTGTCATTGCGATCGAAAACGGTCGTATTGTCCGAGATCAACTAGAAGGAGAATATGGCTACGATGATTAG
- the ftsX gene encoding permease-like cell division protein FtsX, producing the protein MIRTFFKHLWQSIKNLRRNGWMTVAAVSSVTITLVLVGVFLAVILNTTKLASDLENNVRISTFLKLGVHDDSKELVDANDQSKKVTNPDYHKIEKAIKAVPNVAKVTYSSKENELEKLTKSLGSTWNMFKGDSNPLYDVYIVEADKPANVTKVSKDIGKIAGVERADYGGANTKKIFGLSKVIRTWGLGAAGLLLFVAIFLISNTIRMTILSRQREIQIMRLVGAKNGYIRWPFFLEGAWVGILGAILPSLIIGFVYRIGYVGLQKSLAQQDLYLLNPNTFVPQLILLMVVVGVVIGSIGSIISMRRFLKV; encoded by the coding sequence ATGATTAGAACATTCTTTAAACACCTGTGGCAATCTATAAAAAACCTCCGAAGAAATGGTTGGATGACTGTTGCCGCAGTTTCATCTGTTACCATTACACTAGTATTAGTAGGCGTTTTCTTAGCAGTCATTTTAAATACGACAAAGTTAGCATCTGATTTAGAAAATAATGTCCGTATATCAACATTTTTAAAACTTGGTGTTCATGATGATAGCAAAGAACTCGTTGATGCAAACGACCAATCAAAAAAAGTAACTAATCCTGACTATCACAAGATAGAAAAAGCCATTAAGGCAGTACCAAATGTGGCAAAAGTGACTTATTCTAGTAAAGAAAACGAATTAGAAAAATTAACTAAATCACTTGGTAGTACTTGGAATATGTTTAAAGGAGATAGTAATCCACTTTATGATGTTTATATTGTGGAAGCTGATAAACCTGCAAACGTGACCAAAGTCTCTAAAGATATTGGTAAAATTGCAGGAGTAGAACGTGCAGATTATGGTGGGGCAAATACTAAAAAAATATTTGGTCTATCTAAGGTGATCAGAACTTGGGGACTTGGTGCTGCGGGACTATTACTATTTGTTGCTATTTTCTTGATTTCAAACACGATTCGGATGACGATTTTATCACGTCAACGAGAAATTCAAATCATGCGACTTGTTGGTGCTAAAAATGGCTATATTCGCTGGCCTTTCTTCCTTGAGGGTGCATGGGTAGGTATACTTGGTGCAATTTTGCCAAGTCTAATTATCGGATTTGTCTACCGAATTGGTTATGTCGGCTTACAAAAATCACTTGCACAACAAGATCTATACTTGCTAAATCCGAATACTTTTGTGCCACAACTTATTTTATTAATGGTTGTTGTTGGCGTGGTGATCGGCTCTATCGGATCTATTATTTCGATGAGACGTTTCCTAAAAGTCTAA
- a CDS encoding GNAT family N-acetyltransferase, whose protein sequence is MTAITVNPIKTSQEIDHLYELIKIIWPEVFTTLLGEAHVAYMLDNYQSPEKIKSEIAAGAVYYFVEAEGEVVGYLAYDLKADHMYISKLYLLNSVRGKGLSRSMMDWLEHTALANNKNKLQLNVNRFNARAISVYKHMGFESIAEIDTPFGDFMLTDYRMEKQLTV, encoded by the coding sequence GTGACAGCAATAACAGTTAACCCAATTAAAACTAGCCAAGAAATTGATCACTTATATGAACTGATCAAAATCATCTGGCCAGAAGTATTTACGACACTACTTGGTGAAGCACATGTTGCCTATATGCTAGACAACTATCAATCTCCTGAGAAAATAAAATCAGAGATAGCTGCAGGAGCCGTCTATTATTTCGTTGAAGCTGAAGGAGAAGTAGTCGGTTATTTAGCTTATGATCTAAAAGCAGACCACATGTATATTAGTAAACTCTATTTGCTAAACAGCGTGCGTGGAAAAGGGCTATCCCGAAGTATGATGGACTGGTTAGAACATACGGCGCTTGCCAATAACAAGAACAAGCTGCAACTGAATGTCAATCGATTTAATGCACGTGCAATCTCTGTTTATAAGCATATGGGATTTGAGAGCATAGCAGAAATTGATACACCATTTGGTGACTTCATGCTAACCGACTATCGGATGGAAAAACAGCTAACAGTCTAA
- the serS gene encoding serine--tRNA ligase: MLDIKQIRNHFDTIEAKLKTRGVAPEKLYELRDFDAKRRELIIETEALKKQRNEASEEIGLAKRQKEDATAAIAKMQAVSSQIKALDSELAVFDEKVTAIIELLPNIPADGVPVGTDEADNVEVKRVGDVPTFDFEPQAHWDLGEKLGILDWERGAKVTGSRFLFYKGLGARLERALYNFMLDEHAKEGYTEMITPYMVNHESMYGTGQYPKFKEDTFELADSDFVLIPTAEVPLTNYYRDEIIDGKDLPIYFTAMSPSFRSEAGSAGRDTRGLIRLHQFHKVEMVKFTKPEDSYQELDKMVSDAGNILEKLGLAYRVLALSTGDMGFSAAKTFDLEVWIPAQNTYREISSCSNTEDFQARRAQIRYRDEAGKTQLLHTLNGSGLAVGRTVAAILENYQNADGSVTVPEVLRPYLGGISVIK; encoded by the coding sequence ATGTTAGATATCAAACAAATCCGCAATCACTTTGACACGATTGAGGCTAAACTTAAGACACGTGGCGTGGCCCCTGAAAAACTATATGAGCTACGTGATTTTGATGCCAAAAGACGCGAGCTAATTATTGAGACTGAAGCACTTAAAAAACAGCGTAATGAGGCTTCAGAAGAGATTGGCTTAGCTAAGCGACAAAAAGAAGATGCGACGGCTGCTATTGCTAAAATGCAAGCAGTTTCTAGTCAAATTAAAGCACTTGACTCAGAGTTAGCGGTCTTTGATGAAAAAGTCACTGCCATCATTGAACTTTTGCCAAATATCCCCGCTGATGGTGTGCCTGTAGGTACTGATGAAGCGGATAATGTCGAAGTTAAACGTGTAGGCGATGTGCCAACCTTTGATTTTGAGCCACAAGCGCACTGGGATTTGGGCGAAAAGTTAGGCATCTTAGATTGGGAGCGTGGCGCTAAAGTCACTGGTTCAAGATTCTTGTTCTATAAAGGCTTAGGCGCACGCTTAGAACGTGCCCTCTATAACTTTATGCTAGATGAACATGCCAAAGAAGGCTATACTGAGATGATCACCCCCTATATGGTCAATCATGAGTCTATGTACGGTACTGGTCAATATCCAAAATTCAAAGAAGATACCTTTGAGTTAGCTGATAGTGATTTCGTCTTGATTCCAACAGCTGAAGTGCCACTGACTAACTACTACCGTGATGAAATTATCGATGGTAAAGACTTGCCGATTTACTTCACAGCCATGAGTCCGTCTTTCCGTTCAGAAGCTGGTTCTGCTGGTCGTGATACGCGTGGTCTTATCCGTCTTCATCAATTCCATAAAGTAGAGATGGTTAAGTTTACTAAACCAGAAGACTCATACCAAGAACTAGATAAAATGGTTTCAGATGCTGGTAATATTCTGGAAAAACTAGGCTTAGCTTATCGTGTATTGGCACTATCAACTGGCGACATGGGCTTCTCAGCAGCTAAGACCTTTGATTTGGAAGTTTGGATTCCAGCTCAAAATACCTATCGTGAAATTTCTAGTTGTTCAAATACAGAAGACTTCCAAGCACGTCGTGCTCAAATCCGTTACCGTGATGAGGCTGGTAAAACACAACTCCTTCATACTTTAAATGGTTCTGGACTAGCTGTTGGCCGGACAGTCGCTGCCATTCTTGAAAACTATCAAAATGCTGATGGCTCTGTTACAGTTCCTGAAGTGCTTCGCCCTTATCTCGGTGGTATCAGTGTGATCAAATAA
- a CDS encoding DUF956 family protein yields MKNWYNKVMVQSLNTKTSTPFPAIAYVGLGSVYGKLLIGDKAFEFFNDANVEDSIQIPWDTIYHVEGVLHRNNKIGRQIVVVLNRQGNSKRQNHLRFSSKESGKILKLVREQLGNDKVVKAPTIIRTLMKKFTRKKG; encoded by the coding sequence ATGAAAAATTGGTATAATAAAGTCATGGTACAATCACTTAATACAAAAACGTCTACACCTTTTCCTGCTATTGCCTATGTTGGGCTTGGTAGTGTATATGGTAAACTGCTGATCGGTGACAAAGCGTTTGAGTTTTTTAACGATGCAAATGTTGAAGATTCTATTCAAATTCCCTGGGATACCATCTATCATGTGGAGGGTGTCCTCCATAGAAATAACAAAATTGGTCGTCAGATTGTCGTCGTTCTAAACCGGCAAGGTAATAGTAAACGTCAAAATCATCTGCGTTTCTCTTCCAAAGAATCGGGTAAAATTTTGAAATTGGTTCGTGAACAACTTGGCAATGATAAGGTCGTCAAAGCACCAACGATCATCAGGACACTCATGAAGAAATTTACCCGAAAAAAAGGTTGA
- a CDS encoding PTS system mannose/fructose/sorbose family transporter subunit IID has product MSEKIKLSKNDRLAVAWRSTFLQGSWNYERMQNLGWAFSLIPAIKKLYTTKEDRAAALTRHMEFFNTHPYVASPIIGVTLALEEERANGAAIDDVAIQGVKVGMMGPLAGIGDPVFWFTVRPILGAIGASLAQTGNILGPILFFVLWNVIRWAFIWYTQEFGYKAGSSITSDLSGGVLQDITKGASILGMFILAVLVERWVSIKFVVDVSKVKLSQGAYIEWDKLASGPKGIQEAFAKVGQGLSQTPEKVTTLQNNLDALIPGLSGLLLTFLCMWLLKKKVSPILIIIGLFIFGVVMHVLHIM; this is encoded by the coding sequence ATGAGTGAAAAAATTAAACTTTCAAAAAATGACCGTTTAGCCGTTGCTTGGCGTTCTACTTTCCTTCAAGGTTCTTGGAACTACGAACGGATGCAAAACTTAGGTTGGGCATTCTCGTTAATCCCAGCAATTAAAAAACTTTATACAACAAAAGAAGACCGTGCTGCTGCTTTGACACGTCACATGGAATTCTTTAATACCCATCCTTACGTCGCAAGCCCGATTATCGGTGTAACACTTGCACTTGAAGAAGAACGTGCTAATGGTGCTGCTATCGATGACGTTGCGATTCAAGGTGTTAAAGTTGGTATGATGGGACCTCTTGCTGGTATCGGTGATCCAGTATTCTGGTTTACAGTTCGTCCTATCCTTGGTGCTATCGGCGCTTCTCTTGCACAAACTGGTAATATCCTTGGACCAATCTTATTCTTTGTTCTTTGGAACGTGATTCGTTGGGCATTCATCTGGTATACACAAGAATTTGGTTACAAAGCTGGTTCTTCTATCACTTCTGACTTATCCGGTGGTGTCCTACAAGATATCACTAAAGGTGCGTCTATCCTTGGTATGTTTATACTAGCCGTTCTTGTTGAACGCTGGGTATCTATTAAGTTTGTCGTAGATGTTTCTAAAGTAAAACTTTCTCAAGGTGCTTATATCGAGTGGGATAAACTTGCTAGTGGTCCTAAAGGTATACAAGAAGCCTTTGCCAAAGTAGGTCAAGGACTATCCCAAACACCTGAAAAAGTAACAACATTACAAAACAACTTAGATGCATTGATCCCAGGTCTTTCTGGCTTGCTCTTAACTTTCCTTTGCATGTGGTTACTTAAGAAAAAAGTTTCACCTATCCTTATCATCATTGGTCTATTTATCTTTGGTGTTGTGATGCACGTCTTACACATTATGTAA
- a CDS encoding PTS mannose/fructose/sorbose transporter subunit IIC gives MSIISIILVLIIAFFAGLEGILDQFQFHQPIISCTLIGLVTGHLTAGIILGGTIQMMALGWANIGAAVAPDAALAGVAAAIIMVQSGNFDTKGITVAFSTAIPLSVAGLFLTMIVRTISVGLVHGADAEAAKGNFAGLERFHFIALFLQGIRIVIPALALILVPTQTVQDALHAMPAWLTDGMAIGGGMVVAVGYALVINMMASREVWPFFAIGFALAAVTSLTLIALGAVGLALALIYLNLSKMGGNGNGSGGNSGSTDPIGDILNEY, from the coding sequence ATGTCAATTATATCTATTATTTTGGTTCTCATCATTGCTTTCTTTGCAGGTCTTGAAGGCATCTTGGACCAATTCCAATTTCACCAACCTATTATTTCTTGTACATTGATTGGTCTTGTGACTGGTCATTTGACAGCTGGTATTATTCTTGGTGGTACAATTCAAATGATGGCACTTGGTTGGGCAAACATCGGAGCTGCTGTTGCACCTGATGCTGCACTTGCTGGTGTTGCTGCTGCGATTATTATGGTTCAGTCTGGTAACTTTGATACAAAAGGCATTACTGTTGCATTTTCAACAGCGATCCCACTTTCAGTTGCTGGTCTCTTCCTTACAATGATCGTTCGTACAATCTCTGTTGGTCTCGTTCATGGTGCCGATGCTGAAGCTGCTAAAGGTAACTTCGCTGGTCTTGAACGCTTCCACTTCATCGCCTTGTTCCTACAAGGTATTCGTATTGTGATTCCTGCATTGGCTTTGATTTTAGTACCAACACAAACAGTACAAGATGCGCTTCACGCAATGCCTGCCTGGTTAACAGATGGTATGGCTATCGGTGGTGGTATGGTTGTTGCCGTAGGGTATGCCCTCGTAATCAACATGATGGCATCACGTGAAGTTTGGCCTTTCTTTGCTATCGGTTTTGCACTTGCTGCAGTGACTAGCTTGACACTTATCGCACTTGGTGCAGTTGGACTAGCCCTTGCCCTCATTTACCTTAATCTTTCAAAAATGGGCGGTAATGGAAACGGATCTGGCGGAAATTCTGGCAGTACCGATCCTATTGGCGACATCTTAAACGAATACTAG
- a CDS encoding PTS sugar transporter subunit IIB: MSIGIVIASHGEFAEGIHQSGSMIFGEQEKVQTVTFMPSEGPDDLRAKIDAAIATFDADDEILVLADLWSGSPFNQASAVLGENPDRNIAIITGLNLPMLIQAYTERMMDAEAGLEKVVANIMKEAKDGIRILPETLQPEELAPVASAAPAAVAAIPEGTVIGDGKLKINLVRIDTRLLHGQVATAWTPDSKADRIIVVSDAVAKDDMRKQLIGQAAPNGVKANVIPIAKMIEIAKDPRFGNTHAFLLFENPQDVLAVVEGGVPLDTINVGSMAHSTGKVMVNKVLSMDEKDVETFEKLRDLGVKFDVRKVPNDSKANLFDLIKKANIK, encoded by the coding sequence TTGAGTATCGGAATCGTAATTGCGAGCCACGGCGAATTTGCCGAAGGAATCCATCAATCAGGCTCAATGATTTTCGGTGAGCAAGAAAAAGTCCAAACGGTCACTTTCATGCCTAGCGAAGGTCCAGATGATTTGCGCGCCAAAATCGACGCTGCAATCGCTACATTTGACGCTGATGATGAGATTTTGGTCCTTGCTGATTTATGGAGTGGCTCTCCATTTAACCAAGCAAGCGCTGTTTTAGGAGAAAATCCTGACAGAAACATCGCCATTATCACTGGTTTGAATTTACCTATGTTAATTCAAGCCTACACAGAACGTATGATGGATGCTGAAGCCGGCTTAGAAAAAGTCGTTGCAAACATCATGAAAGAAGCAAAAGATGGCATTAGAATCTTGCCTGAAACGCTTCAACCAGAAGAACTAGCACCTGTAGCATCAGCAGCACCTGCTGCAGTTGCTGCTATCCCTGAAGGCACTGTTATCGGTGACGGCAAACTTAAAATTAATCTTGTCCGTATCGATACACGCTTACTTCATGGTCAAGTTGCAACAGCTTGGACACCTGATTCTAAAGCAGATCGTATCATCGTTGTATCTGATGCAGTTGCTAAAGATGATATGCGTAAACAACTGATCGGTCAAGCTGCACCAAATGGTGTCAAAGCAAACGTTATTCCAATCGCTAAAATGATTGAAATCGCAAAAGACCCACGTTTTGGTAATACCCATGCATTTTTATTATTTGAAAATCCACAAGACGTGCTTGCCGTTGTTGAAGGTGGCGTACCATTAGACACTATTAACGTTGGGTCTATGGCGCACTCAACTGGTAAAGTAATGGTTAATAAAGTTTTATCTATGGATGAAAAAGATGTCGAAACTTTTGAAAAGCTTCGTGATCTTGGCGTTAAATTTGACGTCCGTAAAGTACCAAATGACTCAAAAGCTAATTTGTTCGATTTGATCAAAAAAGCTAACATTAAATAA
- a CDS encoding LysR family transcriptional regulator, translating into MRIQQLKYIIKIVETGSMNEASKHLFVTQPSLSNAVRELEEEMSIKIFTRSTRGITLTSDGAEFLSYARQIVEQTELLEERYKFNREKKELFAVSAQHYAFVVESFASILHESDMRNYELILRETRTHEVIGDVRDFRSEIGVLYLNDFNRDVLTKLFIDSNLEFTPLFQTAPHIFISKQHPLADRASVKIEEMSAFPYLSYEQGERNSFYFSEEILSTARHDKSIVVSDRATLFNLLIGLDGYTISTGVLNSDLNGDEIVSVLLDIDETIEIGYITHKKGLLSDLGHRFLTELKGKVTK; encoded by the coding sequence ATGAGAATACAGCAATTAAAGTATATTATTAAAATCGTTGAAACAGGATCAATGAATGAAGCATCCAAACATCTTTTTGTGACCCAACCTTCTCTATCCAATGCAGTTAGAGAGCTAGAAGAAGAAATGAGTATTAAGATTTTTACCCGATCAACTAGGGGGATTACATTGACTTCAGATGGTGCAGAATTTCTATCTTATGCCAGACAAATCGTTGAACAAACAGAATTATTAGAAGAACGTTATAAGTTTAATCGAGAGAAAAAAGAATTGTTTGCTGTATCTGCCCAGCATTATGCTTTTGTGGTTGAAAGTTTTGCTAGTATCTTACATGAGAGTGATATGCGAAATTATGAACTTATTTTACGTGAGACCAGAACACATGAGGTGATAGGTGATGTCAGAGATTTTAGATCTGAAATTGGTGTTTTATATTTAAATGACTTCAATCGTGATGTATTAACAAAACTATTTATTGATAGTAACCTTGAATTTACGCCATTATTTCAAACAGCACCCCATATTTTCATTTCAAAACAGCATCCTTTGGCCGATAGAGCATCTGTTAAAATAGAAGAAATGTCCGCATTTCCTTATCTAAGCTATGAACAAGGGGAGCGAAACTCGTTTTATTTTTCCGAGGAAATTCTCTCAACTGCCAGACATGATAAGTCTATTGTGGTGTCAGATAGAGCAACCTTGTTTAATTTACTTATTGGACTTGATGGTTATACGATTTCAACAGGGGTTTTAAATAGTGACTTAAATGGGGATGAAATTGTAAGTGTATTATTAGATATAGATGAAACAATTGAAATTGGCTACATTACGCATAAGAAGGGCCTGCTATCGGATCTTGGACATCGATTTTTAACTGAATTAAAAGGTAAAGTAACTAAATAG
- a CDS encoding EbsA family protein, with protein sequence MIKIFGKYRYHWQPELSFTIIYWCLAVTPIFISLALLYENTQISTSSFVLFIVFIALVWLGFQRYFEISEDKDILFSRGLVPGYAGKTVISSISKIAVSKRAIIIYDDRTSKGRIFYMRKWPKKYFIDTLIINPNFKGELILIGQIDQYFNSYLKEKNSKITGL encoded by the coding sequence GTGATTAAAATATTTGGAAAATATAGGTATCATTGGCAACCGGAGCTATCTTTTACAATCATTTACTGGTGTCTTGCAGTAACCCCGATTTTTATTAGTTTAGCATTGTTATATGAAAATACACAAATTTCTACCTCTTCCTTTGTCTTATTTATCGTCTTTATTGCTTTGGTTTGGCTTGGTTTTCAACGCTATTTTGAGATCTCCGAAGATAAAGATATACTATTTTCTCGTGGTCTAGTACCTGGTTATGCAGGTAAGACTGTGATATCAAGTATCTCTAAAATAGCCGTCAGTAAAAGAGCGATTATCATTTATGATGATAGAACAAGTAAGGGTAGAATTTTTTACATGAGGAAATGGCCCAAAAAATATTTTATTGATACACTAATTATTAATCCTAATTTTAAAGGTGAGTTAATCTTGATTGGTCAAATTGATCAATATTTTAATAGTTATCTAAAGGAAAAAAATAGTAAGATAACTGGCCTGTGA
- a CDS encoding ferredoxin, with the protein MIIEILPEQCIACGLCHTYNKIFDYDIDGLVRFENDETVLKMASDPSLTQAAKACPTNAIKIKSELT; encoded by the coding sequence ATGATAATAGAAATCTTACCAGAACAATGTATTGCCTGTGGTCTCTGCCATACCTATAATAAAATTTTTGACTATGACATAGATGGCTTGGTTCGCTTTGAAAACGATGAGACAGTCCTAAAAATGGCATCTGATCCAAGTCTTACTCAAGCAGCTAAGGCCTGTCCGACTAATGCTATTAAAATAAAATCAGAGTTGACCTAA